In the genome of Leishmania panamensis strain MHOM/PA/94/PSC-1 chromosome 17 sequence, one region contains:
- a CDS encoding protein kinase, putative (TriTrypDB/GeneDB-style sysID: LpmP.17.0660): MERLQRVGARPGPNLAPDAPTSTSELPKPTFQPGSSIYEMDSSGRLHRFQCGRVLGRGGFAKCYEVSDETGTYALKAVNRASLEKPKTLQKLHSEISIHRRMKHKHVVEFLRTFRDRYYVYMLLEKCDHGTLMDLLKVRRFTVAETQYVMLQCLSALQYMHSECVIHRDLKPGNIMLDRELNIKIGDFGLAAELQYDGERKRTICGTPNYIAPEIIDHKSHGHSYEVDTWSLGVILYTLLVGQPPFQMEDVESTYKRIRQCRYDFPASVPDNARDLITQILQSSPAHRPTLMDIRQHSFFSSSPPPPLTPPASLASFGLPVPGATASAPMTTTAAVTTTRCARRGPVVDMHHPLPAPYGKDLLGAPAQREVLRPINANVPPPHGAPTSPRHLANLKQQQVTPTPTLPGIDAHARGEIPRSAPATAVVPLSGRCLASPQQQRRDDANADEEEKQQLTALHDHLHQTLCGDATAADAADSEAPPPPVWVTQCADFSSKYGMAYRLSTGQTGAHFNDSTKIVWEPITDRVEYYARVKIEIPARDGGTGLFAKDELQVFSMHSYPPELEKKVTLTKYFKTYLSRVQSSPDRVAVVACSPFLPVAPPRCTDPHTSSDFVYVKRWLRVDSALVFRLSNKTVQVCFEDGAEIILSSEWRVVTYTTPSGRRRTLPLSVVATEWEEAAERLRSTKSVLYQVIRDHCL; this comes from the coding sequence atggagcgcctgcagcgtgtCGGTGCCCGCCCCGGCCCCAACCTCGCCCCCGATGCACCCACGTCCACGTCGGAGCTGCCAAAGCCAACATTCCAgcccggcagcagcatctaCGAGATGGATTCCAGCGGCCGGCTGCACCGCTTCCAGTGCGGCCGTGTgctcggccgcggcggcttcGCCAAGTGCTACGAGGTGTCAGACGAGACCGGCACCTACGCGCTCAAGGCCGTCAACCGCGCGTCGCTGGAGAAGCCTAAGACACTGCAGAAGCTGCACAGTGAAATCAGCATCCACCGCCGCATGAAGCACAAGCACGTCGTCGAGTTTCTACGCACCTTCCGCGACCGCTACTACGTGTATATGCTGTTGGAGAAGTGCGACCACGGCACGCTGATGGACCTGCTCAAGGTGCGTCGCTTCACCGTGGCGGAGACGCAGTACGtgatgctgcagtgcctgTCAGCACTGCAGTACATGCACAGCGAGTGCGTCATCCACCGCGACCTGAAGCCCGGCAACATCATGCTGGACAGAGAGCTCAACATCAAAATTGGCGACTTCGGCCTCGCCGCAGAGCTGCAATACGACGGCGAGCGCAAGCGCACTATCTGCGGCACGCCAAACTACATCGCCCCTGAGATCATCGACCACAAGAGCCACGGCCACAGCTACGAAGTGGACACGTGGTCGCTCGGCGTCATTCTGTACACGCTGCTGGTGGGTCAGCCGCCGTTCCAGATGGAGGATGTGGAGTCGACATACAAGCGCATCCGCCAGTGCCGCTACGACTTCCCCGCCAGCGTGCCGGACAACGCGCGTGATCTCATCACCCAGATCCTGCAGAGCAGCCCGGCCCACCGCCCCACCCTGATGGACATCCGCCAGCACTCCTTCttctcgtcgtcgccaccgccgccgctgacacCGCCGGCGTCGCTTGCGTCCTTTGGCCTACCGGTTcccggcgccaccgcgtccgCACCGATGACGACGACCGCAGCAGTCACCACCACGCGCTGCGCGCGCCGCGGGCCGGTAGTGGACATGCATCACCCGCTACCAGCGCCATATGGCAAGGACCTGTTGGGTGCTCCCGCACAGcgtgaggtgctgcggcccaTCAACGCCAacgtgccaccgccacacgGCGCGCCGACGTCGCCACGCCACCTCGCAAAcctcaagcagcagcaggtgacgCCGACCCCGACGCTCCCTGGCAtcgacgcgcacgcgcgcggcgAGATTCCACGCAGTGCACCTGCgacagcagtggtgccgctctcgggccgctgcctcgcgtcgccgcagcagcaacgccgcgacgacgccaacgcagacgaggaggagaagcagcagctgacggcgctgcacgACCACCTGCACCAGACCTtgtgcggcgacgccaccgccgccgatgctgccgacagcgaggcgccgccgccgccggtgtgGGTCACCCAATGTGCCGATTTCTCGTCCAAGTACGGCATGGCGTACCGCCTCAGCACCGGCCAGACCGGCGCGCACTTCAACGACTCCACCAAGATCGTCTGGGAGCCCATCACGGACCGCGTGGAATATTATGCGCGCGTCAAGATCGAGATACCGGcacgcgacggcggcaccggACTCTTCGCGAAGGACGAGCTGCAGGTATTCAGCATGCACAGCTACCCGccggagctggagaagaaggtgaCACTAACCAAGTACTTCAAGACCTACCTCAGCCGCGTGCAGAGCTCGCCGGACAGggtagcggtggtggcgtgctCACCCTTCCTGCcggtggcaccgccacgCTGCACCGACCCACACACGTCCAGCGACTTTGTGTACGTCAAGCGCTGGCTGCGCGTGGACAGTGCGCTCGTGTTCCGGCTGTCAAACAAGACGGTGCAGGTGTGCTTCGAGGACGGCGCCGAGATCATCCTGAGCTCGGAGTGGCGCGTGGTGACCTACACGACACCGTCGGGTCGTCGccgcacgctgccgctgagcgtggtggcgacg
- a CDS encoding hypothetical protein (TriTrypDB/GeneDB-style sysID: LpmP.17.0670) — translation MSASTTELFTNEGTLYQYAGEEGDHPYYKPLGDVDAFTISLVKHKKAPGTAGSDKSSVEYIIAVAEDGENVFEQPIGVDLQLSYSAPAASVHWPAIIDEQLETVAFRFAAPASRTGQVTAQMRMQEFVELYNRCTYSLLTGYDEVDPQDEWYQYLGGATTREVRNEDATEAVFEFDAAQLTKASTGSGNICAAESLQFNRILVVKKGNEEASLEMQALPQTERGFDRAAMEKLVVRGVDDTSTGTLLENGDATMLLFGGRKAAVQQLDLTHGTVVQEYKPADLPLQSVAYANHTAASSGSVYTCLGRNVAFNIDVRMDPRNCVIMEDGKQPTDYALLSLRKDFTCHATSQNGYLVIGDGCGNIRLYTGPPGARKPDGGYFPKAAKTLLDTKMPIVDIDVTADGQYIVATSTSFLLFIETKYVDSNGKESTGFQTRMGVQKPQPIILQPSPEQTLRMGGASMVRFQSAKFDRFPGTKELCVTASCGDYLLTWSLRAIESSQQSGRAVVNSAVAVGQTVLSTSANRASHVGFLTGNGVGVVPVHEAKMMSRAWTWGAK, via the coding sequence ATGTCGGCGTCCACCACGGAGCTGTTCACCAATGAGGGTACCCTCTATCAGTACgctggggaggagggcgaccATCCCTACTACAAACCCCTCGGTGATGTGGATGCCTTCACCATCTCCCTGGTGAAGCACAAGAAGGCTCCAGGCACTGCCGGCAGTGACAAGAGCAGTGTGGAGTACATCATCGCCGTGGCGGAGGATGGGGAAAATGTCTTTGAGCAGCCCATCGGCGTGGACCTTCAGCTCTCCTACTCCGCCCCAGCTGCGTCCGTCCACTGGCCAGCGATCATCGATGAACAGCTAGAGACCGTAGCATTCCGCTTCGCCGCACCGGCTTCGCGTACCGGGCAGGTGACAGCGCAGATGCGCATGCAGGAGTTTGTGGAGCTGTACAACCGCTGCACCTACAGCCTCCTCACCGGCTACGACGAGGTTGACCCGCAGGATGAGTGGTACCAATAcctcggcggcgccaccacccgcgAGGTCCGCAACGAAGACGCCACCGAAGCCGTGTTCGAGTTCGACGCTGCCCAGTTGACGAAGGCAAGCACAGGCTCTGGCAATATTTGCGCCGCGGAGTCGCTACAGTTTAACCGCATCCTCGTTGTCAAGAAGGGCAACGAGGAGGCCAGTCTGGAGAtgcaggcgctgccgcagacgGAGCGAGGCTTTGACCGGGCCGCCATGGAGAAACTCGTCGtgcgcggcgtcgacgaCACCTCCACCGGCACTCTTCTGGAGAACGGCGACGCCACTATGCTGCTCTTCGGCGGTCgcaaggcggcggtgcagcagctggatcTCACGCACGGCACCGTGGTGCAGGAGTACAAGCCAGCGGATCTGCCACTGCAGAGTGTAGCCTACGCAAACCACACAGCGGCGAGCTCCGGCTCTGTCTACACGTGTCTTGGCCGCAACGTTGCCTTCAACATCGACGTCCGCATGGACCCCCGCAACTGTGTTATCATGGAGGACGGGAAGCAGCCGACAGACTACGCCTTGTTGTCACTCCGGAAGGATTTCACCTGCCACGCCACCTCGCAGAACGGCTACCTCGTCATCGGCGATGGGTGTGGGAACATCCGGCTCTATACCGGCCCGCCTGGTGCACGCAAGCCAGACGGCGGGTACTTCCCGAAAGCTGCCAAGACGCTTTTGGACACCAAGATGCCAATCGTTGACATTGACGTCACAGCCGATGGCCAGTACATCGTCGCGACCTCCACCTCGTTTCTGCTGTTCATCGAGACCAAGTACGTGGACAGCAACGGCAAAGAGTCGACAGGGTTTCAAACTCGTATGGGAGTGCAAAAGCCGCAGCCGATCATCCTTCAGCCTTCACCGGAGCAAACACTGCGCATGGGTGGAGCTAGCATGGTGCGCTTCCAAAGTGCGAAGTTCGACCGTTTTCCTGGGACCAAAGAGCTGTGCGTCACTGCCAGCTGCGGGGACTACCTACTGACGTGGTCGCTGCGCGCGATTGAGTCGTCGCAGCAGAGCGGACGCGCCGTTGTGAACTCCGCCGTGGCGGTGGGACAGACTGTCCTGTCGACCTCTGCGAACCGTGCTTCGCATGTCGGCTTCCTTACCGGCaacggcgtcggcgtcgtaCCCGTGCATGAAGCGAAGATGATGAGTAGGGCGTGGACATGGGGAGCCAAATAA
- a CDS encoding hypothetical protein (TriTrypDB/GeneDB-style sysID: LpmP.17.0680), with translation MGTTTTSAEPTPPPRLRDAIKVEPSTEDERGQQLPRHQDVASSPSALNFLALWRPFTVPSSRHASALAGAKQSDAVKGAQSPSSPTTPSAKAVPTHVNDPRLGTLFIGSVVFAPYRVRSERLVRGGSSVCVSGGTASGSSVTPAATHQLVPPPPPYHLHYALAEVTGIQMMAGTVTVSFLFTDPGIDDETVSMYECVPCPPVCLSRWLREENSPAPPRCSLLERVLEVTPQEGPLPVNYVYRALHAGSSTLASASSSSPLLVQRQRQQERCVARLSQLYCLSDDDDDQQSPSTVTRYSSGMAQGMLTQDMATRPVALEPTPSPAAWRLHSSAATDNVALTLNSTGIVTLTTSPATMFARYIVPTSVHVFFSGIFQQVNTYMELHCSRHRRRSLADPATELLSSQTRRLSRGVPAPLVLVIFDNYATLRRFHVFMTVRGHVVQLLDGTHVSSALPSPQTSHAFGAQCKIWLCMLRDDTGEESVEEMTKQVDGSLITRPDAGESSAEAVQAVAVMETQIRRLLAGAPPVDALVSFKEHIMQQQENITERNQSATLHQHVTAEAVLQRLMPHLEADRLVFALQDVPAPPPRSTSAGNSAAASSTEIMQPPPSAGATTTVVKVSGAVFGDNKVLVPCSPDQLTLLSTVLASTPVPACEKTSNGGITERDGETAAQRKGSPTTKATRKRPRVVEMADSSSAAAATRTQALTPALLERIALGSFTDTAAATLFDVFADATAVVEKGPVPSSMDVSAAADDKHRGSGAGRGPAEVLGSIEELYEKWYVDPSRFGEAFPVFAAVYALVADVFASVSRFRSGRPRSGSGWDPGIGNDEPRRLSTESLGSDPSLEQAAETHTSAVAQRRLLPPPLPNKLPRRCLGTLFGALPRVALVLPRGNPTHHPNLSTKQYLRTLRAFFSPWAVHEITSPGPSVAVSSAAPILWHQRGGLLLLFCDEPTTQLGALQDEADVVIACGKAAAAWVAANSATKASSGDCGKGAATGPVLFAIISEAEVVAPADQLTHLWLPITLASPTCTREAHESAHTSTSADGLMRYGKWPAMSNEETSRAELEEMWRLLVATVSADGSVDVSARPSPPLEQDQQRGETLRCAGAAGRRLHQAEVLPRTLRQAVVLWRHLQTAEATMSDRQPQSCASPSEFDNEGPWAVLQAVVKEMALSCVTATPVRMTDVTLIRSSGDSV, from the coding sequence atgggcaccaccaccaccagcgctgaACCAACTCCACCTCCGCGGCTCCGTGATGCTATAAAAGTGGAGCCGAGCACGGAAGACGAAcgtgggcagcagctgcctcgtCACCAAGACGTCGCTTCTTCACCATCCGCGTTGAACTTTCTCGCGCTGTGGCGACCTTTCACAGTGCCATCGTCTCGACACGCTTCCGCGCTCGCCGGCGCGAAACAGTCTGATGCGGTGAAAGGGGCACAGTCGCCTTCGTCTCCTACAACTCCTTCCGCCAAGGCTGTACCGACGCATGTCAACGACCCCCGCCTCGGCACCCTGTTCATCGGCTCGGTTGTGTTTGCGCCCTATCGTGTTCGCAGTGAACGCCTGGTGCGCGGCGGCTcgtcggtgtgtgtgagcggcggcaccgccagTGGATCCTCGGTCaccccagcagcaacacaccagctggtgcctcctccccctccctaccaCTTGCATTACGCGCTCGCCGAGGTGACGGGCATACAGATGATGGCCGGTACTGTCACTGTGTCGTTCCTCTTCACGGATCCGGGCATCGACGACGAAACTGTGTCGATGTACGAATGCGTGCCGTGCCCGCCAGTGTGTCTCTCACGGTGGCTTCGCGAGGAAAACAGCCCTGCTCCACCACGCTGCTCTCTGCTGGAGCGCGTGTTGGAGGTCACCCCGCAGGAGGGGCCGCTCCCGGTGAATTACGTATACCGGGCCCTCCATGCGGGGTCCTCCACGCTCGCCTCTGCATCGAGCTCATCACCGTTgttggtgcagcggcagcggcaacaggaGCGTTGCGTTGCGCGGCTCAGTCAACTCTACTGCCtcagcgatgacgacgatgaccAGCAGTCGCCCTCCACGGTGACACGCTACTCCAGTGGCATGGCACAAGGCATGTTAACGCAAGACATGGCTACGAGGCCTGTCGCACTCGaacccaccccctccccggcAGCCTGGCGACTCCACTCCTCTGCAGCTACTGACAACGTGGCTTTGACGCTCAACAGCACGGGGATCGTGACTCTTACTACGTCGCCTGCCACCATGTTCGCCCGCTACATCGTCCCAACTAGCGTGCACGTCTTTTTCTCTGGCATCTTCCAGCAGGTGAACACGTATATGGAGCTGCACTGTagtcgtcaccgccgccgctctctcgcgGATCCCGCGACGGAGCTCCTCTCCTCGCAAACTCGGCGGCTTTCTCGCGGCGTCCCTGCGCCCCTTGTTCTTGTCATCTTCGATAACTACGCCACGCTGCGTCGCTTTCACGTCTTCATGACGGTGCGCGGCCAcgtcgtgcagctgctcgacggCACCCACGTGAGCAGCGCTCTCCCGTCGCCGCAAACGTCGCACGCGTTCGGGGCGCAGTGTAAGATTTGGCTTTGCATGTTGCGCGATGACACCGGAGAAGAGAGTGTTGAGGAGATGACGAAGCAGGTGGATGGTTCCTTGATCACGAGGCCCGATGCTGGAGAAAGTAGCGCAGAGGCAGTGCAGGCAGTGGCCGTCATGGAAACACAGATTCGCCGCCTGCTCGCAGGTGCCCCACCTGTCGACGCGCTTGTTAGCTTCAAGGAGCACAtcatgcagcagcaagaaAACATCACGGAGCGCAATCAGTCGGCTACTCTGCATCAGCACGTcacagcagaggcagtgctgcagcgacttATGCCGCACCTTGAGGCGGACCGCCTTGTGTTTGCTCTGCAGGACGTcccggcaccaccgccgcggtcAACTTCGGCTGGCaacagcgcagctgcttcctCTACAGAGATAAtgcagccaccgccatccGCGGGAGCCACCACGACCGTTGTCAAAGTGTCCGGTGCCGTCTTCGGCGACAACAAGGTCCTCGTCCCGTGCAGCCCCGACCAATTGACCCTGCTCTCTACCGTGTTGGCGAGCACCCCGGTACCGGCGTGTGAGAAAACGAGTAATGGCGGCATTACTGAAAGAGACGGTGAaaccgcagcgcagcgcaaaGGCTCCCCTACCACGAAGGCTACTCGGAAACGTCCGCGAGTGGTGGAGATGGCAGACTCCTCgtccgcagcggctgccacaAGAACGCAGGCACTGACCCCAGCTCTGCTAGAGCGGATTGCCCTCGGCAGCTTCACAGacaccgcggcagcgaccCTTTTCGATGTCTTTGCAGACGCCACAGCGGTCGTGGAGAAGGGGCCtgtcccctcctccatgGATGTGTCCGCGGCCGCCGACGATAagcaccgcggcagcggtgctggaagAGGACCCGCGGAAGTACTAGGTAGCATCGAGGAACTTTACGAGAAGTGGTACGTCGACCCATCGCGGTTTGGCGAAGCATTCCCGGTGTTCGCTGCGGTGTACGCACTGGTGGCGGATGTCTTCGCTAGCGTGAGTCGCTTCCGATCCGGCAGACCACGTAGCGGCAGTGGGTGGGACCCCGGCATCGGCAACGATGAGCCGCGGCGGCTCTCCACCGAGTCACTGGGGTCTGACCCATCACTTGAGCAGGctgcagagacgcacacctcggcggtggcgcagaggcGCCTATTGCCACCGCCCCTTCCCAATAAACTCCCTCGCAGATGCCTCGGTACGCTCTTTGGCGCTCTACCCCGCGTCGCCCTAGTGCTCCCGCGCGGCAACCCCACCCATCACCCCAACCTCAGCACAAAGCAGTACCTGCGCACCCTCCGCGCCTTCTTTTCGCCCTGGGCGGTGCACGAGATCACCTCCCCGGGCCCTTCTGTGgccgtcagcagcgcggcgcccATCCTGTGGCACCAGCGCGGcggccttcttcttcttttttgcGACGAGCCCACCACGCAACTTGGCGCCTTGCAGGACGAGGCGGACGTGGTGATTGCGTGTGgcaaagcggcggcggcgtgggtAGCAGCGAATAGTGCGACAAAGGCCAGCAGCGGGGACTGTGGCAAAGGTGCTGCCACTGGTCCGGTGCTGTTCGCCATCATCTcagaggcagaggtggtggcaccGGCAGACCAGCTCACCCACCTGTGGCTCCCCATCACTCTTGCTTCACCGACCTGCACTAGAGAAGCCCACGAGTCTGCCCACACGTCAACTTCAGCAGATGGGCTCATGCGGTACGGTAAGTGGCCGGCAATGTCTAACGAGGAGACGTCGCGCGCCGAGCTGGAGGAAATGTGGAGGCTCCTCGTTGCTACCGTAAGCGCAGATGGGAGCGTCGACGTGTCTGCACGtccgtcaccaccactggAGCAAGACCAACAAAGAGGCGAGACACTGCGCTGTGCCGGTGCGGCTGGCCGCCGACTTCACCAAGCAGAAGTACTACCCAGAACTCTGCGGCAAGCCGTAGTTCTCTGGCGCCACCTCCAGACCGCAGAAGCCACCATGAGTGATAGGCAACCCCAAAGTTGTGCGTCACCATCCGAGTTCGATAATGAAGGGCCGTGGGCCGTGCTGCAGGCAGTCGTGAAAGAGATGGCGCTGAGTTGCGTCACGGCAACGCCAGTCCGCATGACCGACGTGACACTCATACGCAGCAGTGGTGACAGCGTGTGA